Proteins from a genomic interval of Stenotrophomonas maltophilia R551-3:
- a CDS encoding HlyD family secretion protein, whose product MTKTSHLLPLSLALSAALLLGACSKEAPAQASAGKASTAAADKVAVARGIIDVEGGLIALAPPVDGSITAAPVKEGATVKKGQLLLSLDGALLQQEVAMATADLALANDRLKGSQAQLRELERNATRLSTGASEGVSSNQQADAARQQLAGVRADVDVAGAQVDMAQHKLEHAKLKLQQMSLSAPEAGTVVGQVPGLGAFVQGGKPAISLLPARPLQVRAELSAAYADAVQVGMKAAVVPDSDGAENTGSLPPARVVRISPVFAQARLPEDAGRGVAKVVECVLEFDGNAKARFGQHVRVEFRK is encoded by the coding sequence ATGACCAAGACGTCGCACCTGCTTCCCCTCAGCCTGGCCCTGTCCGCGGCATTGCTGCTCGGCGCCTGTTCCAAAGAGGCGCCCGCCCAGGCATCCGCCGGTAAGGCCAGCACTGCTGCCGCCGACAAGGTCGCGGTCGCGCGCGGCATCATCGACGTCGAGGGCGGTTTGATCGCGCTGGCACCGCCGGTGGATGGCTCGATCACTGCCGCGCCGGTGAAGGAGGGCGCCACGGTGAAGAAGGGACAGCTGCTGCTGTCGCTGGATGGCGCCCTGCTGCAGCAGGAGGTGGCGATGGCCACTGCCGATCTCGCCTTGGCCAATGACCGTCTGAAGGGCAGCCAGGCGCAGCTGCGCGAACTGGAGCGCAATGCGACCCGCCTGTCCACCGGCGCCAGCGAAGGCGTGTCGTCCAACCAGCAGGCCGATGCAGCCAGGCAGCAGCTGGCCGGTGTGCGCGCCGATGTCGACGTGGCCGGTGCGCAGGTCGACATGGCCCAGCACAAGCTGGAGCACGCGAAACTGAAACTGCAGCAGATGTCGCTGAGCGCACCGGAGGCCGGCACCGTGGTCGGCCAGGTGCCGGGACTCGGTGCATTCGTGCAGGGTGGCAAGCCAGCGATCTCGCTGCTGCCGGCACGCCCGCTGCAGGTGCGTGCCGAACTCAGTGCTGCCTACGCCGATGCCGTGCAGGTGGGCATGAAGGCCGCCGTGGTGCCGGACAGCGATGGCGCTGAAAACACCGGCTCACTGCCACCCGCACGCGTGGTGCGCATCAGTCCGGTGTTCGCGCAGGCGCGCCTGCCCGAAGACGCTGGGCGTGGCGTGGCCAAGGTGGTGGAGTGCGTGCTGGAGTTTGATGGCAACGCCAAGGCGCGGTTCGGCCAGCATGTGCGGGTGGAGTTCCGGAAGTAA
- the uvrC gene encoding excinuclease ABC subunit UvrC — protein sequence MTDVSAPVFDGKAFAAQLSTAPGVYRMYAADDTLLYVGKARALRNRVGSYFNGSPKNARIMSMISQITRMDVTVTRSEAEALLLENQLIKSLSPRYNVSLRDDKTYPHVLLTREDWPRIALHRGPRAIPGRYFGPYPGVTAVRETLNLMHKLFKLRSCEDSVFRNRSRPCLQYQIGRCSAPCVELVPAPEYAESVRRAALFLEGKSDELTRELGEQMQAASEALEFEQAARLRDLISSLRSMQTRQYVDGRAADLDVLAVAMQGSQACVLLLAFRDGRNLGTRPFFPRTNGEESPEEVLAAFVSQYYIEFEPPREILLDREIPDADLLVAALSASAERKVQLKWNVRGERAGYVELASRNAQLTLATELNSRNAQHARSDALRDMLGLAEPVKRVECFDISHTLGEATVASCVVFDAAGPVRAQYRRFNISGIEPGDDYAAMRQAIDRRFRRAVEEQGVLPDVLLIDGGAGQLAQAQAALADLGVEGVLLVGVAKGVERRAGHEALVMPDGRELRPGAANPALQFIQQVRDEAHRFAITGHRGRRQKARMTSKLEDIPGIGPRRRASLLKHFGGLVGLKAAGEAEIAKVEGINDALAARIYANLHGLATPDAAE from the coding sequence ATGACCGACGTATCCGCTCCGGTCTTCGACGGCAAGGCCTTCGCGGCCCAGCTCAGCACCGCCCCCGGCGTGTACCGCATGTACGCCGCCGACGACACCCTGTTGTACGTCGGCAAGGCGCGCGCGCTGCGCAACCGTGTCGGCAGCTACTTCAACGGCAGCCCGAAGAACGCGCGGATCATGTCGATGATCTCGCAGATCACGCGCATGGACGTGACCGTGACGCGCTCGGAAGCCGAGGCGTTGCTGCTGGAAAACCAGCTGATCAAATCGCTGTCGCCGCGTTACAACGTCTCGTTGCGCGACGACAAGACCTATCCGCACGTGCTGCTGACCCGAGAGGACTGGCCGCGCATCGCGCTGCATCGCGGTCCGCGCGCCATTCCCGGACGCTACTTCGGTCCGTATCCCGGCGTTACCGCCGTGCGCGAAACGCTGAACCTGATGCACAAGCTGTTCAAGCTGCGCAGCTGCGAGGACAGCGTGTTCCGCAACCGCTCGCGGCCGTGCCTGCAGTACCAGATTGGCCGCTGCAGTGCGCCGTGCGTGGAGCTGGTGCCGGCGCCGGAGTACGCCGAATCGGTGCGCCGCGCCGCGCTGTTCCTGGAAGGCAAGAGCGACGAGCTGACCCGCGAACTGGGCGAACAGATGCAGGCCGCCAGCGAGGCGCTGGAGTTCGAGCAGGCCGCGCGCCTGCGCGACCTGATTTCCTCGCTGCGCAGCATGCAGACCCGCCAGTACGTGGATGGCCGCGCCGCCGACCTCGACGTGCTGGCCGTGGCCATGCAGGGCTCGCAGGCCTGCGTGCTGCTGCTGGCCTTTCGTGATGGCCGCAATCTCGGTACCCGCCCGTTCTTCCCGCGCACCAATGGCGAAGAGAGCCCGGAAGAGGTGTTGGCCGCGTTCGTCTCGCAGTACTACATCGAATTCGAGCCGCCGCGCGAGATCCTGCTGGACCGCGAGATTCCTGACGCCGACCTGCTGGTTGCCGCGCTGTCTGCCTCGGCCGAGCGCAAGGTGCAGCTGAAGTGGAACGTGCGCGGCGAACGCGCCGGCTACGTGGAACTGGCCAGCCGCAATGCGCAGCTGACCCTGGCCACCGAACTCAACAGCCGCAACGCGCAGCACGCGCGCAGCGATGCCTTGCGCGACATGCTGGGTCTGGCAGAGCCGGTCAAGCGGGTCGAATGCTTCGACATCAGTCATACGCTGGGCGAGGCCACCGTGGCCTCATGCGTGGTGTTCGACGCCGCCGGCCCGGTGCGTGCGCAATACCGCCGCTTCAACATCAGCGGCATCGAGCCGGGCGACGACTACGCCGCCATGCGCCAGGCCATCGACCGCCGCTTCCGCCGTGCGGTGGAAGAGCAGGGCGTGCTGCCGGACGTGCTGCTGATCGACGGCGGCGCCGGCCAGTTGGCCCAGGCCCAGGCCGCGCTGGCCGACCTGGGCGTGGAAGGCGTGCTGCTGGTGGGCGTGGCCAAGGGCGTGGAACGCCGCGCCGGCCACGAAGCGCTGGTGATGCCTGACGGTCGCGAGCTGCGCCCGGGCGCGGCCAATCCGGCGCTGCAGTTCATCCAGCAGGTGCGCGATGAGGCGCACCGCTTCGCCATCACCGGCCACCGCGGCCGCCGCCAGAAGGCGCGGATGACCAGCAAGCTGGAGGACATTCCCGGTATCGGGCCGCGCCGCCGCGCCAGCCTGCTCAAGCATTTCGGCGGCCTGGTCGGCCTGAAAGCCGCTGGTGAAGCGGAAATCGCCAAGGTGGAAGGCATCAATGACGCCCTCGCGGCACGTATCTACGCTAACCTGCACGGGTTGGCCACGCCTGATGCGGCCGAGTAG
- a CDS encoding NAD(P)/FAD-dependent oxidoreductase, which yields MPHQSSAYDHDVVIVGASFAGTACALAAAQYGLRVCVLERKAAPGERLHTTGIVVKEAMEQTWLGRMPEHLVQRVANVRLYAPNLRSVLLAAPGYYFLTTDTPNLMRWLASELRANGVDLRLQQSFTDAHRSGDGWLVEGGGRCAYLVGADGARSRVAQRTGLGQVRDNLYGIEREFAGLQLPQGDALHCFVSKRFAPGYIGWVAQNPTGLQVGLALRHDPNQVRPPDIGGFLEHVRDVVGIPPSARPSATRAGLVPCGRPDGPFTGQRVILTGDAAGIVSPLSAGGIHSSWRHGWAVGEAIARHLRGQGPEAERVARQVAPAFHGKRLLRWAMDHLQADWPLNALLHTATTRRIAEQVYFHRRGLRT from the coding sequence ATGCCTCATCAATCCTCGGCCTACGACCACGACGTGGTCATCGTCGGCGCCAGTTTCGCCGGCACCGCCTGCGCGTTGGCCGCTGCCCAGTATGGCTTGCGCGTCTGCGTGCTCGAACGCAAGGCCGCCCCCGGCGAGCGTCTGCACACCACCGGCATCGTGGTGAAGGAAGCGATGGAGCAGACCTGGCTGGGGCGCATGCCCGAACACCTGGTGCAGCGCGTTGCCAATGTGCGGCTGTATGCGCCGAACCTGCGCAGCGTGTTGTTGGCCGCGCCGGGCTATTACTTCCTCACCACCGATACGCCGAACCTGATGCGCTGGCTGGCCAGCGAGCTGCGCGCGAATGGTGTCGACCTTCGCCTGCAGCAGTCCTTCACCGACGCCCATCGCAGTGGTGACGGCTGGCTGGTGGAAGGGGGAGGGCGGTGCGCCTACCTGGTCGGCGCCGATGGCGCGCGCTCACGCGTTGCCCAGCGCACCGGCCTCGGCCAGGTGCGTGACAACCTCTACGGCATCGAACGTGAGTTCGCCGGCCTCCAGTTGCCGCAGGGCGACGCACTCCATTGCTTCGTCAGCAAGCGCTTTGCACCGGGTTACATCGGCTGGGTCGCACAGAACCCGACCGGGCTGCAGGTCGGCTTGGCGCTGCGCCATGACCCGAACCAGGTGCGGCCGCCTGATATCGGTGGCTTTCTTGAGCACGTGCGCGATGTGGTCGGCATTCCGCCTTCGGCGCGTCCCTCGGCCACCCGCGCAGGGCTGGTGCCCTGCGGCCGGCCGGATGGGCCGTTCACCGGCCAACGCGTGATCCTGACCGGCGACGCGGCGGGCATCGTCTCACCACTGTCCGCCGGAGGCATCCATTCCTCGTGGCGGCACGGTTGGGCGGTCGGCGAGGCGATTGCCCGCCATCTACGTGGGCAAGGGCCGGAAGCGGAACGGGTGGCGCGGCAGGTGGCGCCGGCATTCCATGGCAAGCGCCTGCTGCGCTGGGCGATGGATCATCTGCAGGCCGACTGGCCGCTCAACGCACTCCTGCACACGGCGACCACGCGGCGCATTGCCGAGCAGGTCTACTTCCATCGCCGTGGCCTGCGAACCTGA
- a CDS encoding low molecular weight protein-tyrosine-phosphatase → MKLLVVCLGNICRSPMAEGALRACLDASPLAGRVQVDSAGTGDWHVGEPPDRRAIACAAGHGVDIGGLRARQLQVADFDRFDWILCADEANLRDAGRLATPAQRERLALYLPWSGGQGRGAIPDPYTGGSEHFEQVWTLVDDAAKRAVARLLHDADSGIIGP, encoded by the coding sequence ATGAAGCTGCTGGTCGTCTGCCTCGGCAACATCTGCCGTTCGCCGATGGCCGAAGGTGCGCTGCGCGCCTGCCTGGACGCGTCGCCGCTGGCTGGTCGGGTGCAGGTCGATTCGGCCGGCACCGGCGACTGGCATGTGGGCGAGCCACCGGACCGGCGCGCGATCGCCTGCGCGGCCGGGCATGGCGTGGACATCGGCGGCCTGCGCGCGCGCCAGCTGCAGGTCGCGGATTTCGACCGCTTCGACTGGATCCTGTGTGCCGATGAGGCCAACCTGCGGGATGCCGGTCGCTTGGCCACCCCCGCCCAGCGAGAACGCCTGGCGCTGTACCTGCCGTGGTCCGGCGGGCAAGGCAGGGGTGCGATCCCGGACCCGTACACCGGCGGCAGTGAGCATTTCGAACAGGTCTGGACATTGGTCGACGATGCTGCAAAACGAGCAGTGGCACGACTGTTGCATGACGCCGACTCCGGCATAATCGGGCCATGA
- a CDS encoding efflux transporter outer membrane subunit, whose amino-acid sequence MLLLHVGGLVVRRITSVAVPRTGRGLTLHAVLRPGALLASLALAGCMSVTVPDLPDRTPSTWTQVPQGQGVAVDAKQWWKVLSDPALDGLVDQAIAGNLDLQQATLRLQAVRIVAGTSDSRFLPEISASAKQVQDAAAVDTYFHAGIEAIWDLGLFGAAESAQLSAQASAGNAEALRNAAQVAVIADVVRSYLDLTVAQAQQDLLARQQTVDDRGEQLALVRQRLRLDEPGELDRLRARQAATRAATAQARENADNAARALALLLGRDGPDPAWRAYRTPPKLGSFSLQQVPADLLRHRPQILLAESEVMQAAASKGSARAAMYPRVSLGGSILYAYNLTQNARSNSDSSPSIGPYIDIPLWDWGQRRARFNADEKQLDAALLGYRKAVLEGVSEVEGALGSLARQDSSIQSLRAANDVAGQQVKRQARQVQLGLSSEFDGLDTQRAALASQADLIGAQGARVLAFASLYRALGGAPLPVEAEDASQ is encoded by the coding sequence ATGCTCCTTCTACACGTTGGCGGGCTGGTGGTCAGGCGTATCACTTCAGTGGCAGTGCCCAGGACCGGGCGCGGACTCACCCTGCATGCAGTGCTGCGCCCTGGTGCGTTGTTGGCAAGCCTGGCCCTGGCCGGTTGCATGTCGGTGACTGTTCCGGACCTGCCTGACCGCACGCCCAGCACCTGGACCCAGGTGCCGCAGGGCCAGGGCGTGGCAGTGGACGCCAAACAGTGGTGGAAAGTGCTGTCCGACCCGGCGCTGGACGGCTTGGTCGATCAGGCCATCGCCGGCAACCTCGACCTGCAGCAGGCCACGCTGCGCCTGCAGGCCGTTCGGATCGTCGCCGGCACCTCGGACTCGCGTTTCCTGCCGGAAATCTCGGCCAGCGCCAAGCAGGTGCAGGACGCCGCCGCAGTCGATACCTACTTCCATGCCGGCATCGAAGCGATCTGGGACCTGGGCCTGTTCGGCGCCGCCGAGAGCGCCCAGTTGAGCGCGCAGGCGTCGGCCGGTAATGCCGAGGCGCTGCGCAATGCCGCACAGGTGGCGGTGATTGCCGACGTGGTGCGCAGCTATCTGGACCTGACCGTGGCACAGGCCCAGCAGGACCTGCTGGCCCGGCAGCAGACCGTGGATGACCGCGGCGAACAACTGGCGCTGGTCCGCCAGCGCCTGCGCCTGGATGAGCCGGGCGAGCTGGACCGCCTGCGTGCACGCCAGGCGGCCACCCGCGCGGCCACGGCGCAGGCCCGCGAGAATGCGGACAACGCTGCCCGTGCGTTGGCCCTGCTGCTGGGACGTGATGGCCCGGATCCAGCCTGGCGCGCCTATCGCACGCCGCCGAAGCTGGGTTCGTTCTCGCTGCAGCAGGTGCCGGCCGATCTGCTGCGCCACCGTCCGCAGATTCTGCTGGCCGAATCGGAAGTGATGCAGGCGGCGGCCAGCAAGGGCTCCGCACGTGCCGCGATGTATCCGCGGGTCAGCCTCGGCGGCTCGATCCTGTACGCGTACAACCTCACTCAGAACGCCCGCTCCAATTCCGACTCCAGTCCCTCGATCGGCCCGTACATCGATATCCCGCTGTGGGATTGGGGGCAGCGCCGCGCGCGCTTCAATGCCGATGAAAAGCAGCTGGATGCCGCGTTGCTCGGTTATCGCAAAGCGGTACTGGAGGGCGTGAGTGAAGTAGAGGGCGCGCTGGGCAGCCTGGCGCGGCAGGACAGCAGCATCCAGTCGCTGCGCGCGGCCAATGATGTTGCCGGCCAGCAGGTCAAGCGACAGGCACGTCAGGTGCAGCTGGGCCTGTCCAGCGAGTTCGATGGCTTGGACACGCAGCGTGCCGCACTGGCTTCGCAGGCGGACCTGATCGGTGCCCAAGGTGCCCGCGTGCTGGCGTTTGCTTCGCTGTACCGCGCCCTCGGCGGCGCACCGCTGCCGGTCGAAGCCGAGGACGCGTCGCAATGA
- the kdsB gene encoding 3-deoxy-manno-octulosonate cytidylyltransferase: MTEFVVAIPARYAASRLPGKPLRLLGGEPLVLHVARRALQAGAGEVWVATDDQRIADALSGLAEVKVAMTAASHASGTDRLAECARIAGWADDTVVVNLQGDEPFAPAAGIRAVAEALVGGNAPMSTLATTVEDAHTLFDPNVVKLVRNVRNEAMYFSRAPIAWHRDGFARSRDTLPAGHNWLRHIGIYGYRAGFLQQFAAMPPGQLEQVESLEQLRVLEAGFPISVAISPEPFPPGIDTPEDLERAEVLLQAMAAR, translated from the coding sequence GCGGCTGCCAGGCAAGCCGCTGCGCCTGCTGGGCGGTGAGCCGCTGGTGCTGCACGTGGCACGCCGCGCGCTGCAGGCCGGGGCTGGCGAGGTATGGGTCGCCACCGACGATCAACGCATTGCCGACGCACTGTCCGGGCTGGCCGAAGTGAAGGTAGCGATGACCGCCGCCTCGCATGCGTCCGGTACCGACCGCCTGGCCGAATGCGCGCGCATTGCCGGCTGGGCCGACGACACCGTGGTGGTCAACCTGCAGGGCGATGAGCCGTTCGCACCTGCGGCCGGCATCCGTGCGGTGGCCGAGGCACTGGTCGGTGGCAATGCGCCGATGTCGACCCTGGCCACGACCGTCGAAGATGCGCACACCCTGTTCGATCCGAACGTGGTGAAGCTGGTGCGCAACGTGCGCAACGAGGCCATGTACTTCAGCCGTGCGCCGATCGCCTGGCACCGCGATGGCTTCGCACGCAGCCGCGATACGCTGCCGGCCGGGCACAACTGGTTGCGCCATATCGGCATCTACGGCTATCGCGCCGGCTTCCTGCAGCAGTTCGCGGCGATGCCGCCGGGCCAGCTGGAGCAGGTCGAATCGCTGGAACAGCTGCGCGTGCTGGAAGCGGGCTTCCCGATCAGCGTGGCGATCTCGCCGGAACCGTTCCCGCCCGGCATCGACACCCCTGAGGACCTGGAGCGCGCCGAAGTGCTGCTGCAGGCAATGGCCGCACGATGA
- the pgsA gene encoding CDP-diacylglycerol--glycerol-3-phosphate 3-phosphatidyltransferase, translating into MKLTLPTWLTLLRIVMIPVLVLVFYLPYTWTNFASAAIFGLAAITDWLDGWIARRYQLESAFGAFLDPVADKLMVAVALFLIVQGHPTPWMAFWAAVIVGREIAVSALREWMAELGQRAKVRVAMIGKVKTTAQMVALLCLLYSVAPNVPVEDIWMGWPVFHIGDWTLAIAAVLTLWSGLQYLHAAWPSLRDDERAARERARQKKLGN; encoded by the coding sequence ATGAAGTTGACCCTGCCCACCTGGCTGACGTTGTTGCGGATCGTGATGATCCCGGTGCTGGTGCTGGTGTTCTACCTGCCCTACACCTGGACCAACTTCGCTTCGGCGGCGATCTTCGGCCTGGCCGCGATCACCGACTGGCTCGATGGCTGGATCGCACGCCGTTACCAGCTGGAGTCGGCCTTCGGTGCCTTCCTCGACCCGGTCGCGGACAAGCTGATGGTGGCAGTGGCGCTGTTCCTGATCGTGCAGGGCCACCCGACGCCGTGGATGGCGTTCTGGGCGGCGGTCATCGTCGGCCGCGAGATCGCGGTGTCGGCACTGCGCGAATGGATGGCCGAACTGGGCCAGCGCGCCAAGGTGCGCGTGGCGATGATCGGCAAGGTCAAGACCACCGCGCAGATGGTCGCACTGTTGTGCCTGCTGTATTCGGTGGCCCCGAACGTGCCGGTGGAAGACATCTGGATGGGCTGGCCGGTGTTCCACATCGGCGACTGGACCCTGGCCATTGCCGCGGTGCTGACCCTGTGGTCAGGCCTGCAGTACCTGCACGCCGCTTGGCCGAGCCTGCGCGATGACGAGCGCGCTGCGCGCGAGCGTGCACGGCAGAAGAAGCTGGGCAACTGA
- a CDS encoding ABC transporter ATP-binding protein: MTSTRAVAPTLQADALEKGFMSGDVQVPVLRGLSLDIYPGELTLVSGPSGCGKSTLLSLLSGLSAPDGGRVHALGQDVGHMTRSEVERFRLHHVGFVFQGFNLFPALTALEQVQLPLGYRGMSNRESEPLARKALDEVGLTHRSHMRPAQLSGGEKQRVAVARAFAKSPTLIFADEPTSALDAENGQRVIDILHRYARAHGATVLCVSHDPRLIRHADRVIAMEDGMVRDDRRQNETVESAP; encoded by the coding sequence ATGACTTCTACACGCGCCGTCGCCCCGACCCTGCAGGCCGATGCATTGGAAAAGGGTTTCATGTCCGGGGATGTGCAGGTGCCGGTGCTTCGCGGCCTCTCGCTGGACATCTACCCCGGTGAGCTGACCCTCGTGTCCGGTCCGTCTGGTTGCGGCAAGAGCACGCTGTTGTCGTTGCTGTCCGGCCTGTCCGCGCCCGACGGTGGCCGCGTGCACGCACTCGGCCAGGACGTGGGCCACATGACGCGCAGCGAAGTGGAGCGCTTCCGCCTGCACCATGTCGGCTTCGTGTTCCAGGGCTTCAACCTGTTCCCGGCGCTGACTGCACTGGAACAGGTGCAGCTGCCGCTGGGCTATCGCGGCATGAGCAATCGCGAAAGCGAACCGCTGGCGCGCAAGGCATTGGACGAGGTCGGCCTGACCCATCGCAGCCACATGCGTCCGGCGCAGTTGTCCGGTGGCGAGAAGCAGCGCGTGGCCGTTGCCCGCGCCTTCGCCAAGTCGCCGACGCTGATCTTCGCCGACGAACCGACCAGTGCGCTGGATGCCGAGAATGGCCAGCGCGTGATCGACATCCTGCATCGCTACGCACGTGCGCATGGCGCCACCGTGCTGTGCGTGAGCCACGATCCGCGCCTGATCCGGCATGCCGATCGGGTGATCGCCATGGAAGACGGCATGGTCCGTGATGACCGCCGCCAGAACGAAACTGTAGAGTCCGCCCCATGA
- a CDS encoding ABC transporter permease, whose protein sequence is MIALARKTLAYEWRRFLPVVLAMCFAGVLLIVQAALVLGIFGTAAIYVKASSADIWAGFPGTQSVNYGHAISADVESHLRMDPEVTRVEPYEWVDGEWRSSAQGTGNVSVYLSGISTQDDAMMFARILPADLRAQLREPGAVIVDSADLDTLGVDLQNNRAWINGKAVRVVAAQPGLRGLGGVNVLASLDTARAIAGTDPHEGSTYFVAGLRSPDLANGVRDRLAASMGQATPVEFWTAPEFASRSQQYWLFDTGAGIAVLFMAVIVCFVGAVITNQSFASVVAGSVREYATLNALGAGRYALARAVFEQALLIGGVGMLLAAAFSTVVLLIAQTQRVPVQLTPMVIIGCVALVAVMAMLSSIMAVRSVVRSDPSLLLR, encoded by the coding sequence ATGATTGCACTGGCCCGCAAGACCCTGGCCTATGAGTGGCGCCGGTTCCTGCCGGTGGTACTGGCGATGTGCTTCGCTGGCGTGCTGCTGATCGTGCAGGCGGCGCTGGTGCTGGGTATCTTCGGTACCGCCGCGATCTACGTGAAGGCGTCTTCCGCCGATATCTGGGCCGGCTTTCCCGGCACCCAGAGCGTGAACTACGGCCATGCAATCAGCGCGGATGTGGAAAGCCACCTGCGCATGGACCCGGAGGTCACCCGCGTCGAACCCTACGAATGGGTCGATGGCGAATGGCGTTCCAGCGCGCAGGGTACCGGCAACGTGTCGGTGTACCTGTCCGGCATCTCCACCCAGGACGACGCGATGATGTTCGCGCGCATCCTGCCCGCCGACCTGCGCGCGCAGCTGCGCGAGCCGGGCGCGGTGATCGTCGACAGCGCGGATCTGGATACGCTGGGCGTGGATCTGCAGAACAACCGTGCCTGGATCAACGGCAAGGCGGTGCGCGTGGTTGCCGCACAACCGGGCCTGCGTGGCCTCGGTGGCGTCAACGTGCTGGCCTCGCTGGATACCGCGCGCGCCATCGCCGGTACCGACCCGCATGAGGGCAGTACCTATTTTGTGGCGGGCCTGCGCTCGCCGGACCTGGCCAACGGCGTGCGTGACCGCCTGGCCGCGTCGATGGGGCAGGCCACGCCGGTCGAGTTCTGGACCGCACCGGAGTTCGCCAGCCGCTCGCAGCAGTACTGGCTGTTCGATACCGGTGCCGGCATCGCAGTGCTGTTCATGGCGGTCATCGTCTGCTTTGTCGGCGCGGTGATCACCAACCAGTCGTTCGCTTCGGTGGTGGCCGGTTCGGTGCGCGAGTACGCCACGCTCAATGCACTCGGTGCCGGGCGCTATGCGCTGGCGCGGGCGGTGTTCGAACAGGCACTGTTGATCGGCGGCGTGGGCATGTTGTTGGCGGCGGCCTTCAGTACGGTGGTGCTGTTGATCGCGCAGACCCAACGTGTACCGGTGCAGCTGACGCCGATGGTGATCATCGGCTGCGTGGCACTGGTCGCGGTGATGGCCATGCTCTCCAGCATCATGGCGGTACGCAGTGTCGTCCGCTCCGATCCATCGTTGCTGCTGCGTTGA